In Embleya scabrispora, the DNA window CCAGTCCCCCGTCCACCTCGTTGAACAGCACGATCATCACCAGGTCGGCGTCCAGGTCGACGTCCGCCGCGGCGGCGTAGTCGGCGAGGATGCGCTCGGCGTGCTCCTCCTTGACCGCCACGTTGAAGCTGTGCGGCATCAACTCGATCAGGTCGGCGGGCGACACCCCCGCGTCGCGGAGGTAGGCGCGGGTGTCGCAGATCACCGGCAGCCCGCCCACGATGTTGAGGTTGGGTCCGTAGATGTTGGCGATCAGCGGCGTCGCGGCGTCGAAGTGCACACACTTGGTGGTCAGGAACTCACGGGCGGTGGTGTGGTCGTCGTTCGGGGTGAAGTGCCGGTTCTTGTTGAAGCCGTCGACGTCCATCCCGGCGATCCGGTCGTAGCCGATCGTCACCGGACTGAACGCGGCCACGTCCACCCGCTCGCCGAACGCGCGGAACAACGATTCGAGATAGTCGCGAGCGACCGCGGCGTGGTGTTCGTCGTGGACGTCCAGACCGTGGCCGGCCAGGGTTCGCGCGACGCCGCGGCAGACCGCGACACCGTGGCCCTCGGCCACCAATTTCACGAGCGCGTCGACGAGTTCGTCTCCGACGGCGTGCAGCCGGCCGTCCACGTACTCCGTGCGATAGGCGGACACGTCGACGATCGTGTCCTGCGGCAGGATCTTCACTGGGATCTCCCGATTCACGAGTGCGGGTTACGAGGCGGCGACGCTTTACGACGCGGCGTCGGCGTCGGCCGTGTGCAGGGCGAGCATGCGGCGGGCGCGCAGCACGAACGGCGGGGCCAGCACGCGGTCCTTCTCGACCGCGAAGCCGTAGGGGGTGCTGTCGTAGTCCGCCACCACGCGGCGGTATTCGGCGAGTTCGTCCGCGCCGACCGCGAAGGTCGCGGCGATCACGTCCACCTGGCGGGGGTGGATCGCCGCCTTGCCGGTGAATCCGGCGCTCCGGGCGGCCCGGCACTGGGCCTCGACCAGGTCCAGGTCGTGCAGTTCGAAGGAGTTGGTGTCGATCGCGGGCACCCGGTACCGGGACGCCGCGGCACACAACCGGGCCCGGGCGTGGTCGAGGTAGACCTCGCTCGGGGCGTACAACTCGGCGGTCAGATCGGCCTGTCCGAAGCACAGACCGTCGCTGACCTCGGCGATCTCCAGGGCGTTCTCCACCGCGTCGACGGTCTCGATGAAGCTGCACACACCGGGCGGGCGCGAAGTGCGCGAGAGCAGTGAGCGGTATATCGCCACGTCGCCCGCGCCGGCGATCTTCGGGATGAAGACCACGTCGATCGGGACGCCGCCGATTCTCGCGTCGGCGTCGAGCAGGAACCGCATGTCCTCCAGGCCGTCGTACGTGGCGATGGTGTTCACCCGCAGTCCCAGCGCGGGCAGTTCGGCCCGGGTCAGGTCGACGCCGGCCAGGGCCTCGCGCGCCTCGACCTTGCGGGCCGGGTGGATGGAGTCCTCCAGGTCCAACACCAGCATGTCCGCGCGCATCCGGCCGGGTTCGGCCACCGATGCCACGCGCAGTGCGGGGGTGTAGAGCAGGCTCGCGTGTGCTCTCATCGCGCACTCTCCCTTCCGAACAGCAGATTCATCTTCCGCAGCGAGAACTCCTCGTAGCGGATCGGTTCGTACCTGGCGGGCCGGTCCTTGACGAACGCGGGGAAGCAGTCGATGACGGTGTCGTCGTTGGCCAGCTTGAAGAACGCGATCGACTGCCTGCGGCGCACGTCGAGCCGGACCCGGTGCGGCGTGGAGACGTACTCGTCGTTGGACCAACGGGCCATCAGGTCACCGATGTTGACGATGAACGTGTCCTGCTCGCGCACGCCCACGTCCAGCCACTCGCCCGCGCGGTCGCGGATCTGCAGGCCCGGGCCGTCCTGGGTGAGCAGCGTGATCAGCGTGCCGTCGGTGTGCTGCCCCATGCCCTGGTCGTTGACGAACTCCGGGGCGATGCCCGGGTACAGGTGCGAGCGGAGCGAGTCGTTCGAGGTGTCGGTGCGAATCGCGAAGAAGTCGCGGGGCAGGTCCAGGGCCAGCGCGAGGAGTTCGGCGATCCGGTCGGACACCGACTCGCAGGCCGCGAAGTACCGCTTCAGCGCGCCGCGGAAGGCCGCGCCGTCCGGGTCGTCGGGGAAGGGCAGTTCCTCGTCGTCGTCCAGGATCAGCCGGCCGACGCTGAACTTCTCCACGTAGTCCGACGGCATGCCGGCCCTGCCGGTGTAGGCGTAGGCGTTCTCGGACAACAGCGCGCTGTATCCGTAGGGGCTGTAGTCGTTGTCGCCGCGCACCGTGCTGGTCCGCATCGCGAACTCGTGTTTGGTGTCCAGCGGGAGCCCGAAGAAGTCCAGCGAGGCGGCGTAGGCGTCGGTGAACACGTCGGCGGCGATGCCGTGGCCGCGCACGATGAAGAAGCCCGTTCCTTTGCAGGCCCGGGAGATCTCCTCGGCGACGGCGCGTTCGGCGTCGGCGTCGGTGCGCGCTGCCGTCAGGTCGACGACCGGGATCATCGGTCTTCCTTTCGTCGGGGGACGAGGACGGTCCGGTCGAAGGCGATCACGGTCACGCCGTCCTGGTTCAGGCCCGTGGTGTGCACGGTGACGATCCCCTCGTCGGGCCGGGTCTTCGACTCGCGTTTGGCGAGGATGCGGGTCTGTGCGTAGAGGGTGTCGCCGACGAACACGGGGGCGGACAGCCGCACCTTGTCCCAGCCGAGGTTGGCCACGCCCTTGGCGCTGATCGTGGCCACGGTCATGCCGTTGACGATGCCGAAGGTGACCAGGCTGGACACCACGATGCGGCCGAAGCCGGTCTGTTCGGCGTATACGGCGTCGATGTGCAGCGGGTGCTGGTTGAGGCAGAGCAGCGAACTCCACACGTTGTCGGTCATGGTGATCGTCCGGCCGGGTCGGTGTTCGACGACCTCGCCGGGGACGAAGTCCTCGTATTCCAGGCCGCCGTCCTCCCGGTAGGTCCCGGGGGCGACGGTCCGGAAGGAATTCGTCCTCATCGCGATCCTCCTCGTGCGCTTTCGGCGCCGCCGGAGTCGAGGCCGGCCCCCACGCTCGAGGCGACACCCGCCCCCGGGCCGGTGCCCGCTTCCGCTCCCCCGCCCGCGTCCGCGCCCGCGCGGCGCAGCGCGGAACGGCCCGCGCGCAGGGCCGCGTCCGTGGCGCCGTCAGCCAGGCCGACACCCCAGAACGCGGCGGTGGCCGTGGCCAGTTCCACGTAGCAGACGGTCGCGTCCCGCGCGCCGGCGATCGACACCCGGGTGAATTCGACGCCGTAAGCGGCGGCCAACTCCTCGATCACCTCGTGCTCGTCGGCCGCGCCCCGACAGACGGCGCTCGGGTCGACGCAATAGGTCTCCCGGAACAGCCGCCAGATGTCCTGCGGATCCAGTTCGCGCCCGGTGGCGTCGGTGACGTCCTGTACCACGCCGGCGAAGTCGCGGCGCAGGCCGACCGGCAGGTCCAGTCCCCAGCCGGCCTTGAGGACGTAGGCGATGCCGCCCTTGCCCGATTGGCTGTTCACCCGGATGATCGCCTCGTAGTCGCGGCCGACGTCCCTGGGGTCGATCGGCAGATACGGCACCTGCCACGGCGCGTTCGTCGGATCTCCGCCGGCCCGCTCGGCCAGTGCCGCCAGGCCCTTGGCGATGGCGTCCTGATGGGTGCCGGAGAAGGCGGTGTAGACGAGGTCGCCGGCGTACGGGTGCCGCGGGTGCACCGGCAGTCGGTTGCAGTCCTCGACGATCTCGCGGACCGCGTCGATGTCGGAGAGTTCCAGTTCCGGATCCACGCCGCGGCCGAAGAGGTTGAGCGCGAGGGTCACCAGGCACACGTTGCCGGTGCGCTCGCCGTTGCCGAACAGGGTGCCCTCGACCCGGTCGGCCCCGGCCATCAGGGCGAGTTCGGCCGAGGCCACGGCGGTGCCCCGGTCGTTGTGCGGGTGCACGGACAACACGATCGAGTCGCGGCGGTCCAGGTTGCGGTGCATCCACTCGATCTGGTCGGCGAAGACGTTGGGCGAGTGGGTCTCCACGGTGGTCGGGAGGTTGAGCACGAGCGGTCGGTCCGGGCAGGCGTCGACGACGGCCGCGACCCGGTCGGCGATCTCCAGGGCGAAGTCCGGCTCGGTGACGTTGAACGTCTCGGGCGAGTACTCGAAGCGGATGTCCGCGCCGTTCTCCCGCTCCGCGAGCCGCACCAGGTCCTCGGCACCGGTGACGGCCATCCGCAACACCTCGGCGCGCGACATGCCGAACACCACGTCGCGCCACAGGCACGCGGTCGCGTGGCACAAATGCACCACCGCGCGTTCGGCGCCGCGAATGGCGTCGAAGGTGCGCTCGACGAGTTCGGTTCTGGCCGGGGTGAAAACCGATACGGTGACGTCGTCCGGAATTCCGTTCTTGATCACCAGTTCGCGGACGAAGTCGAAATCGTCGACGCTCGCCGCCGGATATCCGATCTCGATGTCCTTGAAACCGAGCCCGACCAGCAGGTCGAACATGCGCTTCTTCCGGCGCAGGTCCATGGGCTCGGCCAGGGCCTGGTTCCCGTCTCTGAGGTCGACCGACGCCCACACCGGCGCACGGTCGAGCACCCGGTCCGGCCATGCCCTCGACCCACCGTCCCGGCCCGGCGGCAACACCGGGTCGTTCCGCGTGTAGCGGTGAAACGGCATCGACGAGGGGCGCTGCGGAAAACCGGGGTTCCGTCTCGGCGCAGAAAATGGTGAGCCCGTTCCACTCACTCCCACGATGAATTCCTCTCGCAGTTGGCGGCGCCCCGAACGTAGCCGGCGGCGGGCCCTGCGGAAATCAGAGGAACCTCTAGAGCGAACCCTGGAATCGGATCAATGGCGCGCATTCGGGCGGGTCCGACAGATTTCCCGGTTGACGTCCCCGGTTTGCCCCCGGATAGGATTTCGGCGCACCGATCGACCCTGCCCGGCACCGCTCGGCGGTCCGCGAGACCGCGTCGGTTCGCACGCCCGCACCCATCGCCTCATGCGAAACGGCAACCTCATGGCCAACTCGACCGGTTCCGACCACCGCACGCCCAGGGCGGACCACGCGCCGCCGCGGCCGGGGCGGGTACTGACGGTGGTCAGCCTGGGCTACGGGATGATGGTCATCGACATCAGCATCGTGAACGTGGCGATCCCGGCCATCCGCACCGACCTGCACGCGAGTCTGGCCACGATGCAACTCGTGGTCGACGCGTACGTGATCGTGCTGGCCAGTCTGGTGCTGGCCGGCGCCGCGGCGGTCGGGCGCTACGGGTCGGTGTCCGTGTTCCGCGTGGGCACGGCGGTGTTCGGGGTGGCCTCGGTGTTGTGCGGACTCGCCCCGAACGGCGCGGTGTTGGTCGCGATGCGGGCCGGCCAGGGGCTGGGCGCGGTGCTGCTCGTGCCCGCGTCGTTGGTGATGCTCAGCGATACCTACAAGGAGCCGAACGAGCGCGCCAAGGCGGTCGCCGTCTGGGCGATGGTGGCCGGAAGTCCGGTCGCCTTCGGGCCGGTTCTCGGTGGGGCGCTGGTCGGCGCGATCGGCTGGCGGAGCATCTTCCTGGTCAACGCGCCGATCGTGGTGATCACGCTGTGGCTCGCGGCCCGCCACATGCCCGGGCGCGAGAAGGGGCCCGACGCGCCGCCCGGGGCCCGGGAACCGCAGGATCTTCCCGGGCAGTTGCTCGCCATCGTGGTACTGGGCGGTATCGCGTTGGCGCTGACCGAGGGGCACGAGCTGGGCTGGACCCATCCGCTGCCCCTGACGGCGGCCGGCGTCGCGCTGGTCGGGCTCGTCGCCTTCGTGATGTGGCAGCGGGCGTGCACGTTCCCGATGATTCCGGGCGATTCTGTTCCGGGCTCCGGGGTTCCGCGAGTTCGTGCTGGTGGGTCTGCTGCTGTTCGTCGGCTACTACGGCCTGGTCTTCGCGATCAGCGTGTTCCTCCAGCAGGTGCACGGCTACGGGCCGGTCGCCACCGGACTGTGCTTTTTGCCCTCCGCGTTGCCGATCACGTTCATGCCCCTGGTCGCCGGGCGGGTCAACGCCCGGCTCGGCGCCTTCCGGGTGCTGGCCATCGCGACCGTGTCGACCACGATCGGCGGCGTGTTGCTGATTTTCCTCGGCGGCGAGACCCCGATCGGTGTCGGTGTCGGGCTCACCTTCATCGGACTCGGCTTCGGGCTGGCGACCGTGCCGCAGATCACCCTGGTCATGGCGACCGCCCCGGAGCACCGCACGGCGATCGCCAGTGGACTGCTCTCGGCGGCGCGCAGTTCCGGAACCATGATCGGCGTCGCGCTGATCGGCGGCCTCCAGTCCGGGAACACGATCGCCGCACCGGCGACCGCGGCCGTGGTGGTCTACCTGCTGATGGCGGTGGCCACGGCCGTCGGCGGGCGCCGACTGCCCGCGCACACCGGCTAGCCGAAACCGCGTCCTCCCCGCCTCTCGGGCCGCCGATTCATCCGACTCGCCACCCATCGGAGCACTCATGCCTGAGCATCAGACGCATCACGACCTCGCGGCCCGCGTCACCGCACTTCGGGCGCACGATCCCGAATTCGCCCGCGCGATCCCCTCGTCGAGCGTCGCCGACGCCATCGCCGGATGCGACGGCAGCCTCGTCGCCACCATCGCCGCCGCGATGCACGGCTACGCGGACCGGCCGGCGCTGGCCCGACGCGCCGAACGGCTCGTCCGCGACCCCGACACCGGCCGCTCCACCCTCGAACTGCTGCCGGAATTCGAGTACTTCGGCTATGCCGAGGTGTGGCGGCGGGTGGTGGCGCTCGCCGGCGCGTGGGCCGAGAGCGTCGAAGGCGGCCTGCGCATGGGCGACTTCGTCGCGGTGGTCGGGTTCACCGGCGTCGACCATGCCACGATCGACCTGGCCTGCATGTACCTGGGCGCGGTCGCGGTCCCGCTGCCGACCGGCTCCCCCGCCGCGCGGCTGGCGCCGATCGTCGCGGAGACGGCACCCCGGATCCTCGCCACCGATCTCGACGCCATCGACGTGGCGGTCGAGACCGTACTGCGCTCGGCGTCCATCGAGCGCGTGGTGGTCTTCGACCACGATGCCCGCGTGGACGCGCATCGGGGCGTGCTGCGAGCGGCCGCGGACAAACTGGCCGGGCGCGCCGCGGTGGTCTCGCTCGCCGAGGAACTGCGGCGCGGGGAAGGGCTGCCGACCGTGCCGGCCCGGGACGACGGCGATCCGGATCGGCTGGTCGGCCTGATCTACACATCAGGCAGCACCGGCACCCCGAAGGGCGCGATCTACACCGCGTCGATGATCACCCGGATGTGGCAGAACGGGCGCGGCGGCATGACCAACGCCGGGGCGAGCCCCGACACCCCGCTGCCGACGATCGTCCTGCACTACATGCCGATGAGCCACGTCAACGGCCGGGCCTGGCTGATCTCCGGACTGTCCTCGGGCGGCATCGGATTCTTCGCCGCGCGCGGCGACATGTCCACCCTGTTCGACGACATCCGGTTGTCCCGGCCCACCGTGCTGAGCCTGGTGCCGAGGATCTGCGACATGGTGCATCAGCGCTACCTGCTGGAGGTCGACCGCGTCACGCGCGCCGCGACCGAAGCGGGCGCCGACATCGACGTGTCGACCGCCGAGGAAACCGCGCGCGACAGGATCCGGGACGGCATGCTCGGCGGCCGGATCGTCAGCGCCCTGTGCGGCAGCGCGCCGCTGTCGGCCGCGATGCACACGTTCATGGCCCGGGTGCTGGGCACCCGGATCGTGGACTGCTACGGCTCGACGGAGACCACCCGGGCGGTGGTCGTCGACGGGCGGGTACGGCGGCCCCCGGTACTCGACTACCGACTGGTGGACGTCCCGGAACTGGGCTACTTCGGCACGGACAAACCCCACCCGCGCGGCGAACTGCGGCTGAAGTCCGTCGGGTTGGTGCCCGGCTACTACCGGCAACCCGAGGTCGACGCGCGGACGTTCGACGCGGACGGCTACTACCGCACGGGCGACGTGTTCGCCGAACTCGCCCCCGATCACCTGGTCTACGTCGACCGGACGAACAACGTGGTCAAGTTGTCCCAGGGCGAGTTCGTGGCGATCTCGCGTCTGGAGGCGCTGTACGCGACCAGCCCGCACATCGCGCAGATCCACATATACGGCAGCCCGGAACAGGCGTTCCTGCTCGCCGTGGTGGTCCCCGCCCGCAGCGGCTCGACGCCGGCGGACGACGATACGACCCGGGCGGGGATCCTGGACG includes these proteins:
- a CDS encoding MFS transporter, encoding MFRAPGFREFVLVGLLLFVGYYGLVFAISVFLQQVHGYGPVATGLCFLPSALPITFMPLVAGRVNARLGAFRVLAIATVSTTIGGVLLIFLGGETPIGVGVGLTFIGLGFGLATVPQITLVMATAPEHRTAIASGLLSAARSSGTMIGVALIGGLQSGNTIAAPATAAVVVYLLMAVATAVGGRRLPAHTG
- a CDS encoding HpcH/HpaI aldolase/citrate lyase family protein, translating into MRAHASLLYTPALRVASVAEPGRMRADMLVLDLEDSIHPARKVEAREALAGVDLTRAELPALGLRVNTIATYDGLEDMRFLLDADARIGGVPIDVVFIPKIAGAGDVAIYRSLLSRTSRPPGVCSFIETVDAVENALEIAEVSDGLCFGQADLTAELYAPSEVYLDHARARLCAAASRYRVPAIDTNSFELHDLDLVEAQCRAARSAGFTGKAAIHPRQVDVIAATFAVGADELAEYRRVVADYDSTPYGFAVEKDRVLAPPFVLRARRMLALHTADADAAS
- a CDS encoding isopenicillin N synthase family dioxygenase is translated as MIPVVDLTAARTDADAERAVAEEISRACKGTGFFIVRGHGIAADVFTDAYAASLDFFGLPLDTKHEFAMRTSTVRGDNDYSPYGYSALLSENAYAYTGRAGMPSDYVEKFSVGRLILDDDEELPFPDDPDGAAFRGALKRYFAACESVSDRIAELLALALDLPRDFFAIRTDTSNDSLRSHLYPGIAPEFVNDQGMGQHTDGTLITLLTQDGPGLQIRDRAGEWLDVGVREQDTFIVNIGDLMARWSNDEYVSTPHRVRLDVRRRQSIAFFKLANDDTVIDCFPAFVKDRPARYEPIRYEEFSLRKMNLLFGRESAR
- a CDS encoding MaoC family dehydratase, with product MRTNSFRTVAPGTYREDGGLEYEDFVPGEVVEHRPGRTITMTDNVWSSLLCLNQHPLHIDAVYAEQTGFGRIVVSSLVTFGIVNGMTVATISAKGVANLGWDKVRLSAPVFVGDTLYAQTRILAKRESKTRPDEGIVTVHTTGLNQDGVTVIAFDRTVLVPRRKEDR
- a CDS encoding 2-isopropylmalate synthase codes for the protein MPFHRYTRNDPVLPPGRDGGSRAWPDRVLDRAPVWASVDLRDGNQALAEPMDLRRKKRMFDLLVGLGFKDIEIGYPAASVDDFDFVRELVIKNGIPDDVTVSVFTPARTELVERTFDAIRGAERAVVHLCHATACLWRDVVFGMSRAEVLRMAVTGAEDLVRLAERENGADIRFEYSPETFNVTEPDFALEIADRVAAVVDACPDRPLVLNLPTTVETHSPNVFADQIEWMHRNLDRRDSIVLSVHPHNDRGTAVASAELALMAGADRVEGTLFGNGERTGNVCLVTLALNLFGRGVDPELELSDIDAVREIVEDCNRLPVHPRHPYAGDLVYTAFSGTHQDAIAKGLAALAERAGGDPTNAPWQVPYLPIDPRDVGRDYEAIIRVNSQSGKGGIAYVLKAGWGLDLPVGLRRDFAGVVQDVTDATGRELDPQDIWRLFRETYCVDPSAVCRGAADEHEVIEELAAAYGVEFTRVSIAGARDATVCYVELATATAAFWGVGLADGATDAALRAGRSALRRAGADAGGGAEAGTGPGAGVASSVGAGLDSGGAESARGGSR